The Diospyros lotus cultivar Yz01 chromosome 15, ASM1463336v1, whole genome shotgun sequence genome has a window encoding:
- the LOC127791834 gene encoding uncharacterized protein LOC127791834 isoform X1, with amino-acid sequence MVIGRVLRSPTRLKDLCLILSSLFIFYLLLHHHPPPPPPTTLPYSATTSPTSLRHLLFSIAASSRSFPARCPYLRLWHRPNSTRTVVFLDRPISLSPSPSDTPVLLSAPFPGGPAARIARVVKETVLLNQSDVRWFVFGDDDTVFFTANLVRTLSRYDHDQWYYVGSWSESYGQNLRHSFEMAYGGGGFAISHSLARVLAGVLDSCLIRYAHLYGSDARVFSCLAELGVGLTHEPGFHQVDIRGDIFGLLSAHPLSPLLSLHHFEALEPIFPNMTRNQAFEHLFKAVNVDPGRILQQTVCYDPLNILTVSVAWGYAIQVFEGNYLLPELLQLQNTFRPWRRKRDIISNLYMFNSREYPNDPCKRPLVFFMETVASDSKKVWTDYTRHIIGNCSRSPELLNLENIKVFSQKPDFEYGEVSLIGMDEDS; translated from the exons ATGGTAATTGGCAGAGTCCTGAGAAGCCCGACTCGCCTCAAGGACCTCTGCCTAATCCTCTCCTCTCTTTTCATCTTCTACCTCCTCCTCCACCACCACCCCCCTCCGCCGCCGCCCACCACCCTCCCCTACTCCGCCACCACCTCCCCAACCTCTCTCCGCCACCTCCTCTTCTCCATCGCCGCCTCCTCCCGCTCGTTCCCCGCCCGCTGCCCCTACCTCCGCCTCTGGCACCGCCCGAACTCCACCCGTACCGTCGTCTTCCTCGACCGCCCAATCTCGCTCTCCCCCTCCCCGTCCGACACCCCCGTCCTCCTCTCCGCCCCCTTCCCCGGCGGCCCCGCCGCCCGCATCGCCCGTGTCGTCAAGGAGACCGTCCTCCTCAACCAGTCCGACGTCCGCTGGTTCGTCTTCGGCGACGACGACACTGTGTTTTTCACCGCTAATTTGGTCCGGACGCTCTCCAGATACGATCACGATCAGTG GTACTATGTGGGGAGTTGGTCGGAGAGTTATGGCCAGAACTTGAGGCACTCGTTTGAGATGGCGTATGGGGGCGGAGGCTTCGCCATCAGCCACTCTCTGGCTAGGGTTTTGGCCGGAGTTTTGGACTCGTGTCTGATTAGATACGCCCATTTGTACGGAAGCGATGCTAGGGTTTTCTCTTGCTTGGCGGAGCTTGGCGTGGGTTTGACTCATGAACCTGGCTTTCATCAG GTTGATATTCGAGGAGATATTTTTGGACTGCTTTCAGCACATCCACTTTCACCTTTGTTGTCTCTACATCATTTTGAAGCCCTGGAGCCAATCTTTCCTAACATGACCAGGAATCAAGCTTTTGAGCATCTCTTCAAAGCTGTGAATGTTGATCCTGGTAGAATATTGCAGCAAACTGTCTGTTATGAccctttaaacattttaactGTTTCAGTTGCTTGGGGTTATGCCATTCAGGTCTTTGAAGGCAATTATCTCCTTCCAGAACTTCTTCAGTTGCAGAACACTTTTAGGCCATGGAGAAGAAAGAGGGATATTATCTCAAACCTTTATATGTTTAATTCAAGAGAGTACCCAAATGACCCGTGCAAAAGACCTCTTGTGTTTTTTATGGAAACTGTTGCTTCTGATTCTAAAAAAGTCTGGACTGACTACACCAGGCACATAATTGGAAATTGTTCAAGATCCCCGGAACTGCTTAATTTGGAAAATATCAAAGTGTTCTCACAAAAACCAGATTTTGAATATGGAGAG GTGAGCTTGATTGGCATGGATGAAGATAGTTAA
- the LOC127791834 gene encoding uncharacterized protein LOC127791834 isoform X2: MVIGRVLRSPTRLKDLCLILSSLFIFYLLLHHHPPPPPPTTLPYSATTSPTSLRHLLFSIAASSRSFPARCPYLRLWHRPNSTRTVVFLDRPISLSPSPSDTPVLLSAPFPGGPAARIARVVKETVLLNQSDVRWFVFGDDDTVFFTANLVRTLSRYDHDQWYYVGSWSESYGQNLRHSFEMAYGGGGFAISHSLARVLAGVLDSCLIRYAHLYGSDARVFSCLAELGVGLTHEPGFHQVDIRGDIFGLLSAHPLSPLLSLHHFEALEPIFPNMTRNQAFEHLFKAVNVDPGL, encoded by the exons ATGGTAATTGGCAGAGTCCTGAGAAGCCCGACTCGCCTCAAGGACCTCTGCCTAATCCTCTCCTCTCTTTTCATCTTCTACCTCCTCCTCCACCACCACCCCCCTCCGCCGCCGCCCACCACCCTCCCCTACTCCGCCACCACCTCCCCAACCTCTCTCCGCCACCTCCTCTTCTCCATCGCCGCCTCCTCCCGCTCGTTCCCCGCCCGCTGCCCCTACCTCCGCCTCTGGCACCGCCCGAACTCCACCCGTACCGTCGTCTTCCTCGACCGCCCAATCTCGCTCTCCCCCTCCCCGTCCGACACCCCCGTCCTCCTCTCCGCCCCCTTCCCCGGCGGCCCCGCCGCCCGCATCGCCCGTGTCGTCAAGGAGACCGTCCTCCTCAACCAGTCCGACGTCCGCTGGTTCGTCTTCGGCGACGACGACACTGTGTTTTTCACCGCTAATTTGGTCCGGACGCTCTCCAGATACGATCACGATCAGTG GTACTATGTGGGGAGTTGGTCGGAGAGTTATGGCCAGAACTTGAGGCACTCGTTTGAGATGGCGTATGGGGGCGGAGGCTTCGCCATCAGCCACTCTCTGGCTAGGGTTTTGGCCGGAGTTTTGGACTCGTGTCTGATTAGATACGCCCATTTGTACGGAAGCGATGCTAGGGTTTTCTCTTGCTTGGCGGAGCTTGGCGTGGGTTTGACTCATGAACCTGGCTTTCATCAG GTTGATATTCGAGGAGATATTTTTGGACTGCTTTCAGCACATCCACTTTCACCTTTGTTGTCTCTACATCATTTTGAAGCCCTGGAGCCAATCTTTCCTAACATGACCAGGAATCAAGCTTTTGAGCATCTCTTCAAAGCTGTGAATGTTGATCCTG GTCTTTGA